One segment of Streptomyces sp. NBC_01463 DNA contains the following:
- a CDS encoding cytochrome P450: protein MNLIGNGMLALLRNPGEAARLTGPESGPGLVTTAVEELLRYDSPVRDATFRCAAEPIDLHGQLIGEGDIVSLLIGSANRDESRFRDANRLDVGRAPNDHLAFGYGPHFCIGAALARLEGAVAFPLLLERLGPVVLAKPADELAWRPARVMRGLAALPVVRT from the coding sequence ATGAACCTCATCGGGAACGGCATGCTCGCCCTGCTCCGTAATCCCGGCGAGGCCGCCCGCCTCACCGGACCGGAGTCGGGACCCGGCCTGGTCACCACCGCAGTCGAAGAACTGCTGCGCTACGACTCTCCGGTACGGGACGCCACGTTCCGGTGCGCAGCAGAACCGATCGATCTCCACGGGCAGCTGATCGGCGAAGGCGACATCGTCAGCCTCCTGATCGGTTCCGCCAACCGGGACGAGTCCCGATTCCGTGACGCGAACCGGCTCGATGTGGGGCGGGCGCCCAATGACCATCTCGCCTTCGGGTACGGACCTCACTTCTGCATCGGCGCCGCCCTGGCCCGCCTGGAAGGCGCCGTTGCCTTCCCCCTGCTCCTCGAACGCCTGGGCCCCGTCGTGCTGGCCAAGCCCGCCGATGAGCTGGCCTGGCGGCCGGCCCGGGTGATGCGCGGACTGGCTGCGCTGCCCGTCGTTCGGACCTGA
- a CDS encoding alpha/beta hydrolase, with translation MFFETHDGTRLAYEDYGQGEPIVFVSGAMLNADMWEYQIPYFTERGYRCIAFDRRGHGRSDRPSSGYDMDSTADDLAALLTHLDLSDATLVGHSMGGAEVVRYLFRHGAGRVARVVLLAAVLPFLKQTDDNPVGLPEPAFDALIAAVRADRPKWLSQQQQAYFATHLGNPVSPGQVALTLEQCLSASAWATLQCQKTVFHTDNREAVRAITVPALVLHGGADFSAPVEMTGRKTTELLPTSTYKEYPTAGHGIYVSHHGEINADILEFIKN, from the coding sequence ATGTTCTTCGAGACCCATGACGGCACCCGCCTCGCCTACGAGGACTACGGCCAGGGCGAGCCCATCGTCTTCGTCTCCGGCGCCATGCTGAACGCGGACATGTGGGAGTACCAGATTCCGTACTTCACCGAGCGCGGCTACCGCTGCATAGCCTTCGACCGCCGGGGCCACGGCCGTTCCGACCGTCCCTCATCCGGCTACGACATGGATTCCACCGCCGACGACCTCGCCGCCCTGCTCACGCACCTGGACCTGAGCGACGCAACTTTGGTCGGCCACTCCATGGGCGGCGCGGAAGTCGTCCGCTATCTGTTCCGGCACGGTGCCGGGCGGGTGGCCCGCGTGGTGCTGCTCGCGGCTGTTCTGCCCTTCCTCAAGCAGACCGACGACAATCCCGTGGGCCTCCCGGAGCCCGCCTTCGACGCGCTGATCGCCGCGGTCCGGGCCGACCGGCCGAAGTGGCTGTCCCAGCAGCAGCAGGCGTACTTCGCCACCCACCTCGGCAACCCGGTCTCTCCCGGCCAGGTCGCGCTCACCCTCGAACAGTGCCTGTCTGCCTCGGCATGGGCGACGCTGCAGTGCCAGAAGACTGTCTTCCACACCGACAACCGCGAGGCCGTGCGAGCCATCACGGTGCCGGCGCTGGTGCTGCACGGTGGCGCAGACTTCTCGGCCCCGGTGGAAATGACGGGCAGGAAGACGACGGAGCTGCTGCCCACAAGCACGTACAAGGAGTACCCGACGGCAGGACACGGCATCTACGTCAGCCACCACGGCGAAATCAACGCCGACATCCTGGAGTTCATCAAGAACTGA